The genomic DNA ATAGcaaggaagggggtgtggttAGAGAGGTTTGAGGGTTAGCAATCATACTGAAGTTAATCTCTGGATAGTCGTTCACAGGCACGTAGACCTTCTCCTGGGTCTTGGTTGGGCGACGGTAGTCCGAGGGAGGATGGTAGTTGGGGATCGTCTTCATCGCCTTCTCAATCAGCTTGTGGCGTTCGTCTTCGAGCTTCTTGCGGTAGCGGTATTCGCGGGTATTAACACGGCGACCATGGTTGTCGTATTGGGGCGCAGGGGAGGGCGATCTAGGATAGTGGGTTAGTATTTGAGATTGAGGACGGAATAGCATGGTAAAACACACCTGTCTCCATCAGCAGGAACGACATCGTCGATCTTGAGTTTCTGTGTGATCTCCTCGATACGGAGGTGGAGAGTGTATGCTTCGAGCTGCTCGCTGGTCATGTTGGCGACGATGGCAGTGGGAAGACCCATCAAGCCAGCGGCCTTGTTCTCGGTCGCCTCGCCCCAGCGGTTTCTCTTCTTGCGACGTCTCGGACCATCATCATTGTTACCTGGACAAGTCAAGTTAGCATTGAATTATCATTAGCAATGGTAGGGTGAGAGTATGGAAACTTACCACGCTCAGGGCTTCGGCCACGCTTCACGTCGCGATCTCCATTCGTAACAGATCCGTTGTTGGAGGCCGGGGGAGGACTGAAAGTGCTGCTGTCgttgccatcgccatcgccgtgCAAACGACGGGCTTTCCCCAAGGGAATATTGTTGGAACCGGTGATTCCTTGATTTCTCCACGACATCTTGACGCTTGCGCTGATTCTGCggagttgttgatgtttgggaTAGGTTTACCTGGGGCGAAGTTTTGTCGCATCTCGATCTTGTCAGGAAACTGTCCACCTAACGCTAGCCCGATCGAGGCTGAGTGGCGCTACACGTGATTGGGCGGCGCGCGTTCAGATGGGCCCACTTATGTAGAGGGATCCCGATTCATATACGGCTTCTGGGTGGGCAATGAATTGATGAAGATATGAAAATGTTGATTCTGTCCCAAGTCTGAAAAAGTCTATTTGTTTGATTTCATAGCTCGATATTCACTTCCATAAACAACCCTTACAGCCCTCATCTTACAGCCTACTTCCTTTCCCTAACGCTCCCACCAActtccactccctccctcacTTCTTAGCATCAGCCTTCATCCCCGCCTGCACCCAagccttgctcttctccgcctccttctccagctcctcctcactcttATTCTTCATATCAAAAGCCGTATGCGGACTCGGCACAtgcctccccttctccaccccGGGTCTCTCCAACAACCTATGCAGCCACGCCTCCAGCTTGGGAAACTCATCCAGACTCACCCCAGCCCAGTGATGAGcagccacccacccccaacaagcAAAATCCGCAATCGTAGCCCGATCCCCCACCAAATAATCACCCTTCTCAAGCTGCCTCTCCATCACCGAATACAGCCGTCTCGTCTCATTCTGATACCGATCAATCCCGTACTGGATCTTCTCGGGGGCATACCGGAAGAAGTGGTTTGCCTGACCTTGCATAGGCCctgtcatcaaacaccatTAGCATCAActcatccatctccttcttctcactGTCATATAACTCACCTAGCCCCCCCATCTGCCAATGCAGCCAATTATTCACCTCATACCCCTCCTTACTCCCCCTGGGGTACGAAACCTTGTGCTCGGTATCATACCTATCCACCAAATACTGCATGATACTCCCGCTCTCAAAAAGGCTAATCGGTGTGCCATCCGGGAGGGTGTCCGTCAGGGCAGGAATCCGCCCATTGGGGTTGATTTCCAAGAACCAAGGCTCCTATCGCttccacatcaacatcacaTTTAACCTACCTTATGTGAGCGGAGGGGGGAGCATACCTTCTGCTCATTCTTACTAAAAGAAATGGGCGTCACCTTGTAAGGCAACCCAAGTTCTTCGAGAAGGATGGACACCTTGATTCCGTTGGGTGTACCAACAGTGTAAAGgtggatgttgctgttgttcgACGCCATCTTGGATGTAAAGTTCCGTAAGAAAGTTTTGGGATGAGTCTTGGTCAAGTGGGAGGCGAGCTGGGAAATGCGCTGcattgatggggaggggtcAGTCATTTTCTTTacaacagcagcagttcTCTTATATATACACGGAAGTATATTGTTGGATTGTGCAACGCAAGGTAGGTATGATGAGAAGGGATGATGTGGGCACTGGTGTAACACTCACTAAAGCTCAGGTTAGAAATCCACTGCTCCTATTT from Podospora pseudoanserina strain CBS 124.78 chromosome 2, whole genome shotgun sequence includes the following:
- the GST2 gene encoding Glutathione S-transferase 2 (COG:O; EggNog:ENOG503NZ93), which produces MTDPSPSMQRISQLASHLTKTHPKTFLRNFTSKMASNNSNIHLYTVGTPNGIKVSILLEELGLPYKVTPISFSKNEQKEPWFLEINPNGRIPALTDTLPDGTPISLFESGSIMQYLVDRYDTEHKVSYPRGSKEGYEVNNWLHWQMGGLGPMQGQANHFFRYAPEKIQYGIDRYQNETRRLYSVMERQLEKGDYLVGDRATIADFACWGWVAAHHWAGVSLDEFPKLEAWLHRLLERPGVEKGRHVPSPHTAFDMKNKSEEELEKEAEKSKAWVQAGMKADAKK